The genome window GAAGATCCTGCGGTCTTGAATTCCGCGATCGTGGCGCCGACTGCTGCGATTTGACCGACAGTGACCACAATCCGGCCGAGCACGCCCGTCTCCTCCGCCGGTATCTCTACATTCGCCTTGTCGGTCTCAATCTCAGCGATCGACTCACCCTGAGTGACCGAGTCGCCTTCGTGCTTCAACCACTTCAGGATAGTGCCTTCCTGCATTCCGTCGCCCATCTTGGGCATCAGGATGTCGGCCATTATGTTTCCTTCTTGTCCGGAGTGTTATCAGTTGGCAAGGTCAGTCCGTGGCGCGTCGGACCGCCGCCACAACATCCATCTCACCGGGTATCGCTAAGCGCTCCAGAGGCTTGGAGTAAGGCATGGGAACGTACGGGCCACCGACACGCTCAACCGGCGCATCCAGATCGTCAAAGCTCGTTTCGTATATACGGCTTGCGAGCTCAGCGCCGAATCCGCACTGCTTCCAATCCTCGTGAACCACCACGGCTCGATGCGTTTTCGCCACGGAGGCGGCAATCGTGTCGATATCCAGCGGTACCAGCGTGCGAATATCGATCACCTCGCACTCAATTCCGTGCTGATCGGCCAAAACCTCTGCTGCCGTCAGACACTGGCCAACCGCGTGGGAGTATGTCACCACAGTTACATCACTGCCGGTGCGCCGCACCGCGGCAACCCCGAACGGTACAGTAAAGTCTGCGTCGTCCGAAACTTCGCCCTTCTGTGCATAGAGGCCGGCGTGCTCCATAAAGATCACGGGGTTGTCATCTCTTATCGCACTCTTTAGCAGGCCCTTGGCGTCTTCAGGCGTTGCCGGCATGACAACTTTGAGGCCCGGCATGTGCGTGTACCAGCACTCCAAACTCTGCGAGTGCTGGGCCGATAGCTGGTTGCCCGTGCCTGCCGGTCCGCGCAAGACCACCGGGACGTTGACAGAGCCGCTGCTCATGTAGCGGATTTTGGCGGTATGGTTGGCAATCTGATCCATTGCTACGAGCGCGAAAGACCACGTCATGAACTCAGCGACCGGCCGAAGCCCAGTCATGGCCGCGCCGGTAGCCAGCCCAACGATTCCCGCTTCGCTGATCGGTGTGTCCAGAACGCGCATCCCACCGCGCTCCGCCTGAAAATGGTCTGCCAGGCCCTCCGTCACGCGAAACGTTCCCTGGTACTGCGCAACCTCTTCGCCGCAGACAAATACATTGGGGTCGCGCTCCATCTCTTCCCGCATGGCGACGCGCAGCGCCTCCAGATATCGCATCGTGGTCATGGTGTGTGCCTACTGCCTTTCAGTTGCCGGACAAGACGTTTTCGAACAGGCTGTCCGGCGATGGGAATGGCGACTCTTCCGCAAACCTTATCGCTTCCTCCACGACGGCTTTTGCCTCGGCCTGCATCCGCTTGAAATCCGCTTCGGTGATATCACCGTGCTTCTCCATCAAGTGGTACAACTGGTCAATGGGATCGCGGTGGCGATACGCGTCAATCTCCTCGTCGGTGCGATAGAACTTCTGTTGCTGGGCATTGTCGGCAAAGCCGTGGCCGGCATACCGGTACGTAACGGCCTCCAGAAAGAACGGGCGCCCGTCTTCGCGCATCCGCTCCATTACCCGTTCGCCGGCAGCTCGTACTGCAAGAACGTCCATTCCGTCTACGCGCTCACCCTCGATGGCGTAGCCGTTGGTGACGCGCTTCACGAAATCGGTCTCTGCGGCATGGCGAGAGACGGAAGTCCCCATCGCATAGCCGTTGTTCTCGAGTACGAACAGGCACGGAACGTGGTAGAGTCCGGCCATATTCATGGCCTCGTGCACGGCGCCCTGTTCCATGGCGCCATCACCCAGAAAAGTAATGCACAGGTTTGGCATGTTGCGGTACTTGAGCGCGAACGCCGAACCAACCGCCAGCGGCACGCTGCCACCGACGATGCCGTAACCTCCGAGGAAGCCACGCGCCACGTCGTACAGGTGCATCGAGCCGCCTTTGCCGCCGGCACAACCTGTCGCCTTTCCGAACAACTCGGCCATGATCGACTGCGGCGAGGTTCCCAGGGCCAGGGCGTAGCCGTGGTCGCGATATGCTGTGATCATGGTATCGCCATTGCGGAGCAGCGGCACAAGCCCGGTGGCTACTGCCTCCTGCCCGTTATAGTAGTGGACATAGCCGCCGATTTTACCAGCGCGGTATTGCTGGTCGCATGGCGCCTCGAACTCGCGAATCAGCACCATCATGCGCAGCATTTCGAGTGCGCTGTTGCACTCCACGTGCGGCTTAGCCTGTTTTACTGCAACCGTTCCCATACACGCACCTCCTGGCGCCACCTTACGGCGTGCGCCGGCGTTCCTGTCGCTCGTCTAGTCGTTTCGGGCGAGTGAGCCGGTCCGGCCCGCGGCCATCAACACGTTGTTGGCGAGACGCGCTGCCGCGTCACTTTTGTTACCATTGTTCAGCGCTCGATCGTCATCGCTGTTGTTCGGAAGCAGGATGCTGTCGAGCAGGTCGATCACAGCTTGCGTTTGGGTCATAGCGCTGTCGCTTCGGACCTGTATCGAAAAGCCGTCCTCGGTGAACCGATGCCCGCGAAATGCGTGAGCCAACCGGTGCACCTGACCCGCATCCAGCATCGGCATAATGGCAAAACGTACCCGGAGAATCTCGTCCTTGTGGCGGATGGATGATACGCCGAGCCTGCGGCACTGCACGCGCATCCGAAGCACCGTCAGCGCGGTTTCCAACTCGGTGGGCAGCTTTCCAAATCGGTCGAGCAGCTCCTGCGCTATTTCGTCGATCTGTTCGCGAGTGCGGACCTGGGTCAGCTGGCGGTAGAAGTAGAGACGCTCCACATCGCCGGGTACGTAAGAAGGCGGTATGTTGGCCGTGACCGGCACATCGATCTCGGGCAGCAGCCGCAGCGGCGCCGTCTGTCCCTGCTCCTTGAGCAGCTCCTC of Armatimonadota bacterium contains these proteins:
- a CDS encoding alpha-ketoacid dehydrogenase subunit beta, with translation MTTMRYLEALRVAMREEMERDPNVFVCGEEVAQYQGTFRVTEGLADHFQAERGGMRVLDTPISEAGIVGLATGAAMTGLRPVAEFMTWSFALVAMDQIANHTAKIRYMSSGSVNVPVVLRGPAGTGNQLSAQHSQSLECWYTHMPGLKVVMPATPEDAKGLLKSAIRDDNPVIFMEHAGLYAQKGEVSDDADFTVPFGVAAVRRTGSDVTVVTYSHAVGQCLTAAEVLADQHGIECEVIDIRTLVPLDIDTIAASVAKTHRAVVVHEDWKQCGFGAELASRIYETSFDDLDAPVERVGGPYVPMPYSKPLERLAIPGEMDVVAAVRRATD
- the pdhA gene encoding pyruvate dehydrogenase (acetyl-transferring) E1 component subunit alpha; translation: MGTVAVKQAKPHVECNSALEMLRMMVLIREFEAPCDQQYRAGKIGGYVHYYNGQEAVATGLVPLLRNGDTMITAYRDHGYALALGTSPQSIMAELFGKATGCAGGKGGSMHLYDVARGFLGGYGIVGGSVPLAVGSAFALKYRNMPNLCITFLGDGAMEQGAVHEAMNMAGLYHVPCLFVLENNGYAMGTSVSRHAAETDFVKRVTNGYAIEGERVDGMDVLAVRAAGERVMERMREDGRPFFLEAVTYRYAGHGFADNAQQQKFYRTDEEIDAYRHRDPIDQLYHLMEKHGDITEADFKRMQAEAKAVVEEAIRFAEESPFPSPDSLFENVLSGN